A part of Thermodesulfobacteriota bacterium genomic DNA contains:
- a CDS encoding glucosidase: protein MNKEQKKLKEDRERKAYWRKWGPYLSERQWGTVREDYSSNGEAWEYLPHDHARSRAYRWGEDGIAGISDNHQRLCFALALWNGKDPIIKERLFGLNGYEGNHGEDVKEYYYYLDNTPSHSYMKYLYKYPQQEYPYDELISKNNQLGKLDPEYELIDTGVFNDNKYFDVFVEYSKNDPEDILIKVTVFNRGPKKSELFVLPTLWFKNDWSWYKNKTKPLIKLLKEKEKTYIVESSHPTLGEMYFYTHEPTELLFTENETNMQRLHGSKNSSKYVKDGINDYVVNSTKDCINPELSGTKFSPLYKIKLKSGESTELKFRLSKSKNLRSPFGKKFDEIFSRSIKEANEFYSELALGTLDEDQLHIQRQAFSGMLWTKQFYNYVVEEWLNGDVVFPPPAEQRKHGRNHSWRHVYADDVLSMPDKWEYPWFAAWDTAFHTIPFAMIDPDYAKRQLQRLTREWYMHPNGQIPAYEWAFGDVNPPVHAWAAWRVYKIESKHYEKEDKQFLESVFQKLLLNFTWWVNRKDVKGNNIFEGGFLGLDNIGIFNRSETLPTGGYIQQADGTSWMGMYALNMLTISLELAKTNKSYEDISSKFFEHFLYISNAINGSGNHETGLWNEDDGFYYDVLNLPDNGKIPLKIRSIVGLIPLFSIMTIEQDLIDSLPGFKRRMNWFIDNRPDLVTQCAVGKEEESERSFLSILNQYKLRLILDRMLDENEFLSPYGVRSLSKYYENNHYSLKIDGREYSIDYEPSESKTGLFGGNSNWRGPIWFPINFLIIESLQKYHHYLGDSFKVECPSGSGNLMNLWEVSLEISRRLLSIFTKDHNNKRPYYGNVEMFQNDPLWNDLILFNEYFNADNGAGLGASHQTGWTGLIAKIIQQCAEYPEY, encoded by the coding sequence ATGAACAAAGAACAAAAAAAACTAAAAGAGGACAGAGAAAGAAAAGCTTATTGGAGAAAATGGGGTCCTTATCTTAGCGAAAGACAATGGGGCACTGTAAGGGAAGACTATAGCTCAAATGGAGAGGCGTGGGAGTATCTTCCTCATGATCATGCGCGCTCTAGGGCCTATAGGTGGGGCGAAGATGGGATTGCCGGTATCTCAGACAACCATCAAAGGCTATGTTTTGCTCTAGCACTGTGGAACGGTAAAGATCCAATCATAAAAGAAAGACTGTTCGGACTAAACGGCTATGAAGGCAATCATGGGGAAGATGTAAAAGAATATTACTACTATCTTGATAACACACCAAGCCATTCATATATGAAGTACTTATACAAATACCCACAACAGGAATATCCATACGATGAGTTGATTAGTAAAAACAACCAACTTGGGAAACTCGACCCGGAATACGAGCTCATAGATACAGGAGTATTTAATGACAATAAATATTTTGATGTGTTTGTCGAGTATTCAAAGAACGATCCGGAAGACATACTTATTAAGGTTACGGTTTTCAATAGAGGACCAAAGAAAAGCGAATTATTTGTCCTACCAACTCTATGGTTTAAAAATGACTGGTCATGGTATAAGAATAAAACTAAGCCTTTGATAAAATTATTAAAAGAAAAAGAAAAGACCTATATAGTTGAGTCTTCCCACCCTACTCTGGGCGAGATGTATTTTTACACTCATGAACCAACTGAGCTTCTATTTACCGAGAACGAAACAAATATGCAAAGACTACATGGTAGCAAGAACTCGTCTAAATATGTAAAAGACGGCATAAATGATTATGTAGTAAACTCAACAAAAGACTGCATAAACCCTGAGCTCAGTGGAACTAAGTTTTCGCCTCTATACAAAATAAAACTAAAGTCTGGTGAATCAACTGAGCTTAAGTTTAGACTTAGTAAATCTAAGAATTTAAGATCGCCGTTCGGAAAAAAGTTTGATGAAATATTTTCAAGATCTATTAAAGAAGCAAACGAATTTTACAGTGAGCTGGCCCTGGGGACTCTTGATGAAGATCAATTACATATCCAGCGCCAGGCTTTTTCCGGAATGCTTTGGACAAAGCAGTTCTATAACTATGTAGTCGAGGAATGGCTAAACGGTGATGTCGTTTTTCCTCCTCCCGCTGAGCAAAGAAAGCATGGGCGCAATCATAGCTGGAGACATGTATATGCAGATGATGTTCTCTCAATGCCCGACAAGTGGGAATACCCATGGTTTGCGGCGTGGGATACAGCTTTTCATACAATTCCCTTTGCCATGATTGATCCTGACTATGCAAAGCGTCAGCTACAAAGGCTTACACGTGAGTGGTACATGCATCCAAATGGACAAATTCCCGCATATGAGTGGGCATTTGGTGATGTAAACCCGCCTGTGCATGCATGGGCAGCATGGCGTGTGTACAAAATTGAGAGCAAACATTATGAAAAAGAGGACAAACAATTTCTTGAGAGCGTATTCCAAAAACTTCTTTTGAATTTCACCTGGTGGGTAAACAGAAAAGACGTGAAGGGTAATAACATATTTGAGGGAGGATTTTTGGGGCTAGATAATATCGGGATTTTTAATAGGAGTGAGACACTGCCCACGGGAGGATACATACAGCAGGCTGACGGCACCAGCTGGATGGGGATGTACGCGCTAAATATGCTTACAATTTCACTTGAGCTTGCAAAAACCAATAAGAGTTATGAGGATATTTCTAGTAAGTTTTTTGAGCACTTTCTCTACATATCAAACGCAATTAATGGATCAGGCAACCACGAAACCGGGCTTTGGAACGAGGATGATGGTTTTTACTATGATGTATTGAACCTTCCGGATAATGGCAAAATTCCTCTTAAAATAAGGTCCATTGTTGGTCTAATACCTCTATTTTCAATCATGACTATTGAGCAGGATCTAATAGATTCCCTACCAGGATTTAAGAGAAGAATGAATTGGTTCATCGACAACCGCCCGGACCTCGTAACCCAGTGTGCAGTAGGAAAAGAAGAAGAATCGGAAAGAAGCTTTTTATCCATTTTAAACCAATATAAGTTAAGACTCATTTTAGACAGAATGCTGGATGAAAATGAATTCTTAAGTCCTTATGGGGTAAGGTCATTATCTAAATACTACGAGAACAACCATTACTCTCTGAAGATAGATGGTAGAGAGTACAGCATTGACTATGAGCCCTCCGAATCTAAAACTGGGCTTTTTGGTGGAAACTCTAACTGGAGAGGCCCTATATGGTTTCCAATTAATTTTCTGATTATTGAATCGCTGCAAAAATATCATCACTATCTTGGTGACAGTTTCAAAGTTGAGTGCCCCAGCGGATCAGGGAATTTAATGAACCTGTGGGAAGTTTCTTTAGAAATATCAAGAAGGCTACTATCCATTTTTACAAAGGATCACAACAATAAACGTCCATATTATGGAAATGTTGAGATGTTCCAAAATGATCCGCTTTGGAACGATTTAATACTATTTAATGAATACTTCAATGCAGATAATGGCGCTGGACTGGGAGCTAGCCACCAGACAGGGTGGACGGGGCTTATAGCAAAAATAATCCAGCAATGTGCTGAATATCCTGAGTATTAG
- the glgA gene encoding glycogen synthase GlgA — translation MNVLFVASEMEPFAKTGGLADVVGVLPKRLSDLGLDVRVVIPLYKEAERNLRRLGIKAQTLRNKEVIVPIDWIAHKGKIKEAKIDGVTVYFLINEEFYDRAYIYGSPVGDYADNDLRYGFLSLGSLEIAKTLNFKPDIIHCNDWQTALIPISLKWKKHYHDDPFFKDTKVVYTIHNIAYQGLYQQDIIDKFGLPSYVFNMNGLEFYGKVNLMKGGIISSDLVTTVSPRYTEEIKTPEYGYWLDGVLRSISNRNKLVGIMNGLDYDVWDPETDNTICMKYGPDNLEGKAMNKLKLRKRLGFKSKENKPLIGIISRLADQKGIDLVVDYLDQILDLNVELVVLGTGDKSYENILTEKMKLYGDKFSAIIGYNDKKARAIYAGSDMFLMPSRFEPCGLGQLMALKYGTVPIVRGTGGLLDSIIDYKRNSELGNGFVFHEFDGKEMLESIENAISVYNNPAEWHALVRKDMAENFSWRKASEIYRDHYDKLLGN, via the coding sequence ATGAATGTGCTTTTTGTGGCTTCAGAAATGGAGCCTTTTGCAAAAACTGGTGGGCTTGCAGACGTCGTAGGAGTATTGCCAAAAAGATTAAGCGACCTCGGATTGGATGTAAGGGTTGTAATACCACTCTATAAAGAAGCTGAGAGAAATTTAAGACGACTAGGGATCAAAGCCCAAACACTAAGAAACAAAGAAGTTATAGTTCCTATAGATTGGATTGCACATAAAGGCAAAATAAAAGAAGCTAAAATAGATGGAGTTACCGTTTATTTTCTAATAAACGAAGAGTTCTATGATAGAGCTTATATTTATGGCTCCCCAGTTGGCGACTATGCTGATAATGACCTCAGATATGGTTTCTTGTCATTAGGTTCACTTGAAATTGCAAAAACCTTAAATTTTAAACCCGATATTATTCACTGCAACGACTGGCAAACAGCACTTATACCAATATCCCTTAAGTGGAAGAAACACTATCATGATGATCCTTTTTTCAAAGACACTAAAGTCGTATACACGATCCATAATATTGCTTACCAGGGTCTCTACCAGCAGGATATCATAGACAAGTTTGGTCTTCCTTCCTACGTTTTTAATATGAATGGGCTTGAGTTCTATGGAAAAGTGAATCTTATGAAAGGTGGAATTATCAGCTCTGATCTGGTAACCACAGTAAGCCCAAGATATACAGAGGAAATTAAAACTCCTGAGTATGGTTATTGGCTTGACGGCGTGTTAAGGTCCATTTCCAACCGCAACAAATTGGTTGGAATAATGAACGGTCTTGACTATGACGTATGGGATCCAGAGACTGACAATACCATTTGTATGAAATACGGCCCTGATAATCTTGAGGGCAAGGCTATGAATAAATTAAAATTAAGAAAGCGGCTAGGATTTAAATCAAAAGAGAATAAACCACTTATAGGAATAATCTCAAGACTTGCAGACCAAAAAGGAATAGATCTTGTTGTTGATTATCTAGACCAAATATTAGACTTAAACGTAGAACTAGTTGTACTTGGAACCGGGGATAAGAGTTATGAAAATATACTCACAGAGAAAATGAAGCTCTATGGGGATAAATTCTCTGCAATAATCGGATATAACGACAAGAAGGCAAGAGCAATCTATGCAGGAAGCGATATGTTCCTTATGCCTTCACGATTTGAGCCTTGCGGGCTTGGCCAGCTAATGGCGCTTAAATATGGAACAGTTCCTATTGTAAGAGGCACTGGTGGTTTATTAGACTCTATAATTGACTACAAACGTAATTCGGAGCTTGGAAACGGATTTGTATTTCACGAATTTGACGGAAAAGAAATGTTAGAATCAATTGAGAATGCCATTTCTGTCTACAATAACCCTGCTGAGTGGCATGCACTAGTAAGAAAAGACATGGCTGAGAACTTTTCCTGGCGAAAAGCAAGTGAGATATATAGAGATCACTACGATAAACTATTAGGCAACTAA
- a CDS encoding 4-alpha-glucanotransferase gives DIPYYINYDSSDVWANQQLFKLDNDKRPEFVAGVPPDYFSETGQLWGNPVYNWDKHKESQYLWWINRIGHNLSLFDKLRLDHFRGFVSYWEVDAGETTALNGKWVNLDVTNFLDTLFSKFDKSNFIAEDLGLITDDVKDVIKKYDLPGMKILLFAFGDDYPYGDYLPSNLENNCVIYTGTHDNNTTLGWWCDEASDIEKNRVKEYLEKDVDKQTVNWELIELAVSSRADTSIIPMQDLLELGSSSRMNTPSTTSGNWMWRLNSMENFQKIIEKLSGLSDYSSRG, from the coding sequence AGATATTCCCTATTATATAAATTATGATAGCTCAGACGTATGGGCTAATCAGCAGCTATTTAAACTGGACAATGATAAAAGACCTGAGTTTGTGGCAGGTGTGCCCCCTGACTACTTTAGTGAAACCGGCCAGCTTTGGGGTAATCCGGTTTACAATTGGGATAAACATAAAGAAAGCCAGTATTTATGGTGGATAAATAGAATAGGACATAACCTATCGTTGTTCGACAAATTAAGGCTAGATCATTTCAGGGGATTTGTCTCATACTGGGAAGTTGATGCCGGTGAGACTACAGCCCTAAACGGCAAATGGGTTAATCTAGATGTCACTAATTTTCTAGACACTTTATTCTCAAAGTTTGATAAATCGAACTTTATTGCCGAAGACCTCGGACTTATTACAGATGATGTTAAGGATGTGATTAAAAAATATGATCTTCCTGGTATGAAGATACTTTTATTTGCCTTTGGAGACGACTATCCCTACGGCGATTACTTACCTAGTAATTTAGAAAATAACTGCGTGATATACACAGGCACCCATGACAACAATACAACTCTAGGATGGTGGTGCGATGAAGCAAGCGATATAGAGAAAAATAGAGTTAAAGAATATTTGGAAAAAGATGTTGATAAGCAAACGGTGAATTGGGAATTAATTGAGCTTGCTGTTTCATCAAGGGCTGACACCTCTATTATTCCGATGCAGGATTTATTGGAACTCGGAAGCTCTTCACGCATGAATACGCCATCTACAACTTCGGGCAATTGGATGTGGAGATTAAATTCTATGGAGAATTTTCAAAAAATTATTGAAAAATTAAGTGGACTCAGTGATTATAGTAGTAGGGGTTGA